The sequence CGCGCACTGCCCGGACGTGGAGGTGGACAGCTGGCTGACGTTCCCATTCTACGAGCTGGACTTCGGTACGGGGAGCCCGAGCTACTTCATGCCGGCCTACTTCCCCACGGAGGGGATGCTTTTCCTCGCGCCGTCCAACTTCGGCGACGGCAGCGTCGATGCCTTCGTACCCCTATTCCAAGAGAACCTCCAGGCGTTCAAAGAATGCTGCTACTCCATGGAATAGTAGGTGGCCAAACTTGAATTAGTCCAAGGAACAGGGAGTGAGGCATACATTAGTTCATTTATTGAGAGTGTGGCATAAAAAATATGTGTTCTCTTTTTTGTTTTTGAGAATGTTATTGTGCTACTGTATATACACAGATGTTGTTGTGTACAGTTAGCACGAATTTTCGGAGCAAACAAATTACATTATACACCAATATACCTTATCTTAGCTACTGTTTGATCCGACTTGAACACTAGACTACAAAATCACTGAATTAATTGCATATTTTCCTAAAAACTGTTTAAGATGGACCGGCTTACAAAAATGGAAGTGTATTTTGTTTTCTGTGGGAAACAGCAGGGCTCTATTGCGTATGTTTTATCAGATTTTAAATAATGATACATGCAAGGGTTTTACAAAAGTACGAATAGAAAATAAATACTATACATAAAAGTTAGCAAAAAAAAAGAATGGTACAATAACAGTAAGAAATACACCATGGCAGCGTCGGGGAAGATCCTGGTTGAACTAAGCCAAATCTTCAAGAACACAATTATCTGAAAGAGTTGGTCCATACCTCAAACTGATTGTAGTCTTTCTTTTTGGCTCTGAACGTGAGTCATTTTAGTTCTTCCTCAAGGACATTATAACCGCACCTAATCCTGTCCTTACAGTGATTTGGATTTTCGGCCGTCCGTTTTCACGATCTGAGCGTTCATGGTCGTCAGATCTTGTGTAAAAACAGTTTGTGCCGTCACGATTTGGGTTTTCGGCTGTCCTGTGGGATGCTGCTCCAGAGGCCGAAACAAAGGACTCTGGTGCACTGGGCCGACAGCCAGCTGCCAGCCCATTCTAGCGCGATCCACTGTTGGGCTAATGAGGCACCAACGACGTCCAATCTATCCAGTGCCGACCGATCTTGATCTTTTTCTTGAAAAAAACACGATCTCGATCTTGTTCCCTCGTCGGACTCGACACCAACAGCGGGGCTGCTGCTCGAGAACCCTGTGATCGAGCCCCCTGCACTCGCTCCATGTGCCTTCGCCTCAACATGTGCCTCCGCAAGTCGTCGCTCCCAGCACCGCCTTCCCTGTTGTGTGCACCCCGGGCGACGCCCTCGAATCCTCTATGGGCGCCCACCGTCGTGCCGGCCCCAAACCCTGCCAGTGCCCTGACTAGGTGTCCTCTTTGGAACGAGTAGTCGGCGAGGATGATGGTGATGCACAGGGCGCGCTCGAGAATTTTCAGGTTGAGCTGGTTGCGCTAAAAAATGGAAGTGTATTTTGTTTTCTATGGGAAACAGCAGGGCTCTGTTGCGTATGTTTTATCAAATTTTAAAATAATGGTACACGCAAGGGTTTTACGAAAGCGCGAAAAGAAAATAAAGACTATACATAAAAGTTAGGGAAAAAAATAAGAATGGTACAATAACAGTAGAAAACAGCATGGCAGTGTCTGGGAAGATCCTGGTTGAACTAAGCCCAATATTGAAGGACACGATTATCTCAAAGAGTTGGTCCATGCCTCAAACTGACTGTACTCTTTTTTTTTTGGCTCTGAATGTGAGCCATTTTAGTTCTTCCTTAAAAAAATCCTGTGCGTACATAAGTTGGGCGCAATAACTTTAAAAATAAAGTCATTTCTTGTGGTCCAGATGGCCAAAGATGCTAGGATGATGAGCTCTACGTAAAAAGGTACATGGAGAAGATGCTTAAGGTGATTAATCTCTTCCTGTAATCTTGAATAATTGGATGACCAAAGTGGGACGGAGATATGTCCAGCAAATTGGGGCAAAGGGGCAATGCATTTTTTGTTGttttccccggcctctgcatcaagtgATACACACAGTCACTTTATTAAATAATAAAGCGACCAAGTATGAATCTTAACTCAGGTACTAAAACAAATGCAAGTCATAAAATAAAATGCCACAACCGGAAAAAATAGGACACTGTGCCCAAACACATATCCAATTATTGAACCTTCATCCAAACTGGCAATTATTGGACCTTCATCCAAACTGGTCGTACATATTCCATACTACCGTCTCCCAGCAGTTGCACCCAAAGATCATATGCTCCTTGACTTCCGAACGGCTGAATGATGACCACATACGGATCCAGTTAGATGCctggaagataacctgcaaaaagtttgTGATTTTAGTTCGGTTAAAAATAACATCTTTCTCACAATTCCAAATAGTCCAAAGTAGTGCACAAACTCCCACTCAAATTTATGCCGTTGTATTAGGCTCCACCATATTTAACCATCTACCGAACAAATATGAGATGCTATTAGGTGGAAAGACATGAAAGGACACATGTATTGTACGCCACAATAAACTGACTAGTAGGCTTTTGAGAAAAGTATGTTGGACCATTCTCTCCTGATCACAAAAGTAACTTTGTTTACTACCTACCTATCTACGTTTCTCTAAGTTGTCCTTAGTCAAAATTGCTCCcttgtgaacaaaccacataaagACCTATATTTTTTAATGGCACCTTAATATTTCAAATATGAACCGGCCTTGGGATTGGTCCAATGTTAATCAGGTCGAGATACATAAATTTGACTGAGAAAATGCATGAAACCGCAAGGTTCCAACAGAATGTACCTGGCATATTTGACAGGTTGACCTTTATCAACCTACACACTAAATGTAACCATCTATCCCAATGTTCCATCACTAGTACCCACCTGATCAACTGAATGTTTAAGGGAACGAAACCTAGTATTGTACTTACGAAGGCATCTTTACGTTATACAATATTGTAAAGCGTTGGATACTGCATGCTAGAGGTGTCTCCCCTgcccaagtatcctcccagaatctagtaGTGAGATCATTCCCAACTTTAAGTTTACTCCCGTTAAAGAAAGCTGCATTTGTCCTTATCAGCCCCTTCCAAAAAGGGGAATCATTTGACTGCGCCGTAAGTTGTGCTAGAGTTTTGGATTGTAGATATTTGTTATGCAATAACCATATCCACACCCCCATCCTCCTCTACACATAACCGATATAACCATTTACTAAGTAGGCATTTTTTACTTTGAGGTTCTCAATACTCaaacccccttggtctttcggtctacaaagTATGCTCAATACCTTCGGTCTGCAAAGTATGTCCAAAAAGGGCCAATGCATGAACAAGTGATCTCTGGTTTCAACGACTTGAAGCCCACACATTACACATATATAATCTGGAATAAAGAAGTATTTCCTCTGTAGAAGGGCTCGCGTATTCAGCCTGTTATGTGCCAAAAGCCGGAAGAAAATCTTGTACTTCAATTGATAACAAGATTTCCACACCATTTAAAGAGGGGCTGAGTATCATATGTGCCAGACAAGTGTTTGTAGGCTGTGGACACCTTATATTGATTTGCTCTTGAGGGGAACTGCCAACTGTCCAGGTTATATATCATTTATCACTAAATCTTGTAGGAAAAGATTCAAAGTTTGGATCTCCTCATAAGCCTCTTCAGAGAGAGGTAGGTAGAAAGTGTATTTTGTGCCTTACAAAAGTATTGGTTATGACTTATTTCAGCCTATTTTCTCCAAACACGAAAACTGTTTCACATTCTTGAGTCCATGGAAATATGAAATCACTGTTCAACATGAATtcatttattttataaaaatgtgaaaCAAAATCGTGAACACATGGTATTACAGATTGTCAACATGTAAATAATGGCCCTTATGCCCAAGGTTTGTACCAACATTGGACTCCCGTGCCCGCTTTGGCACCCTTAATCTAGGATATCTCTATTTCCTCAAGGCTTGACAACGATAAAGAGCTCTCTGTGGCACTGCAGTTATATGAAATATTTAGGCTTCGAGAAACAATAAGGTATTTAGTGACAAGAACCACTCCTCAAATTTACCTATTAGAAACTTTTTCTCAAACTTTACTCTTGGGCACAAAGGTTACAAAAATCTTGCCAAGAGGTCTCTACTGATAATCATTGTGGGAGCATGCTAGTCGAATTATCCCCCCGATAACAATCAATTTTTGATGATTATGTGAATGTTGAAGTCCAGTATTTCACTTTTTAACTAGCACACGCAACATAAGTGATGATGTATGTGTGTGGGAGCATTTACATCATGTATTCTATGTTTACACAACCTTTTTACCCAGTCACGTCTTGGTCGGAAACAGAAGGACTTTAATTTCACCGATGGCCATCCAAAGGGGAAGAAAGGGTCCAGTCGGCCAATCAGGTTTGAGGCAATTCAAAAGCCGGTGGCATTGAGTGGGGTCGATGACGTTGGCCAGCGCAGATTGCATTTTGCTTCGTCCTGTAAAAGGTCCCAGCCAACCGTTTTGGAAAACCAAAACATGGTGCATATGCACACGCAGTTGTTATGGGAGACTGGAGTCCACATGGTCTTGGGTTAAAGTTCCATAGCTATTCTAGTGATCTTGTTTAGTCTGGAGTGTATGTCTTAGTCAACTTGAaactaactactccctctgtaatcTTTGAACTACAAAGACATCTTACATTGAGTTACTGAGAAGAAATTTAAAAGGTATCGATTATTCTGTAGAAGCCATGTTATAAAATTATCTTCATGCATGTAACAAAAAAATGCAATACGTCACAGTCGACTGAGAAAAATAGGTTCATATGAATACACAAAACATCACTCTGTTGTAATAATTTGTTCATCTAGTGCAAACAAAAATTAATGTACATCTTATTCTTAGAGTTTTCATAAATAGATAATTTTGCATGGATCTTAATGTTTCATTTTTGTGGGTGAACACTTGTATTACTCAAACGCAGTCCAGATTACAGTTTACTTTTCAACGATCAACTGCATCAAGTGACCCTAAGCCCAACCAAACCATAGTCCTACTTTCAGTTCTAGCAAAGTTTGCCAAAAATAAAAATCACTAGCCACATTTTGGCTAGACTTAATATGAGTAATACAAGCATTAATTAGGAAGAGATGTTAGATGCTTAATCTCTGCCACCACAGAAGCAAGGACTAATCTATCAACGACTTCATCACACAAACTGAGTCCACTTTGAGCAAAATAAGAAGATATGTTCGCTATAAGGAGATACCCTCCATGCAAACAAAGCTCGGTCTCCATCGCATCTCTACGAGAAAAGATTTCCATGCATTAAGAGAAGAAAATAGTGCTTGTGTTGTCTCGGAGAACGATTCGAGCTCCTACCCTCCATCTCATGACCAAGATCCGTTAGTGTCTAACCGGCCCATCCGAGCCATCCGAAGGAATGGTCCATTTAGGCAGATGACCAACGGAAACAGTAGCAGAATTAGGAATTGCACCATGATCAAACACAGTCTCTGGCGTGGACCGAGAACTAAGAAATTTTATGATGACCGGGAATCAACAAAACAGTGTTCAATATTACCATGCCAAATGGATGCACCTGCCACACCTAATAATACGAGTCAATTGGTTATGGCTCGGCTAAAGGCGCTCGCTGAAGAAAACAAGATAGTCATCGTCTGTAGTTGTGTCACTCGAACTTTCCTAGACTGTGACCACCAGTCCTCATTAACTTGTTCGCGCCTGGATATCGTCAAAAAGCATAGGAAGCCGTCTTCATCAACAAGAAATGTAAGACTATATAGATTGAGTGAGTTGACGACACTCTTGGTTAAACATAGAATCTCTTTGCTCTAAATTCAAACCGACGACCAAACCTATTCTCCCATAAAAAAAAGACAAACCCTATTTTTTCGCAATGTTGATTCCAGCCGACCCATGATCAGATTACTTTTATCAAATTGGGTTCAGTTCGAACACACAATACTGAGGCTCCAACATCGACATCGATTAACCGTGGTCTTTCTTTCTGACTGGACTACTCTACTATTcactctgtcccataatataagactttTTTTTGTCAAATGTCGTATATAATGAGACAGAGGGAATAGTAGAGTACATGGGACCCCGCCATCTCTAGAATATTCTGCTCTGACCTTTGCATCTGATCTGGATTCTGGAGACCAGCAAAGAAAAGTCGCCTGGTAGGAGTAGGTGGCGGGCAAACATCGGCCGGCCGAAACCGATGATCAGTGACGCTGACGCAGGGAATTCTGCTGCGGCAAACAACCTGCTAAAACAGAGTCAGGAAGTCATATCGGTGTCATTCAAACTGGTTGCGGATTCGGGGAATGGAAACAAGCTGCCGTCCTGATGTGCCAAACAGCTAGTAGAATCTTCCAGGAATGAGTCAAGTTTATTTATTCATGGTGACTCAATATGCGTGACACTGACAGCATGCATGCATGTCATTATCTGGTTAAATGAAGCATGGTGGATCAATACAAGAGAGAACGCAAAGAAGAAAGGCACATTAAACTAACAcattggatgaggcaaatcttttgtgTTCATTTAAAAAGAAAATTGCTTTCGGTTGCACATGTTCAACTTGCACCCAAACTCTTCAGCAACTAATGATATATCCTCACGGGCAGGTTCGTCTGCGCTGCGTTTGATGATTATGACGCACTGACTGATAGGCAGATGATGTGCATGAAGATCAGTGACCTCTATCCTTGTCAAAACCCATAAACTGATGCATCGTATGTGTATGCGGACATTCCTTTACGACCACCATCGAACATAATATTTTCCATTAAAGGGTAGACGTTGGCTGTCTATCTAAACAAAGCCATGCTTTATCTAATATGTATGCAGACATCTCTTTACAACCATGATTTAGAATCTTCCATCTGTTTTAGCAAATCGGGATTCGCCGCCTCTATCAAAACCATGTTTATCTAATGCCAAAATTCTAGTGAGCAGTGCCAACGTAAGTGCACATTGCTTACTGCAAAAGTACTCATCGAGTATTTtgttctaagggcatctccaacactgacTCGCAAATCAGCACCCCATTCATTCGCGGACAAGGATGACTAGTCCACAAACACGGATGCGGAAGCCGGCCATCCAAAACTAGTCACTATATGTCCGCTAGTAAAGGGCAGTTTGAAATTCAAATACGCCCATTCCATAGCGCGCGTCGGATAACATCCTCAGCTGATGACAACAAAAAAGCAAATATGCTTGGTTTTTATATGCTCGATCACAAAACAATATCAGTCCGGCATTCCGTGCAAAAAAAGAGGATTTTTTGCCCTGCTGGACCGTCAATCGAGCCCTCATGCACAATCTGTCGTCGTCGGCCTGTAGGCCACCTCGGCGTCCTTCTCCACCGCCTCGATCTGCTCCTGCTCCACCGTCTCTAGCTTATCCTTCTGCGGCTACAACATCGTGAAACGGACGGCTTTGTCATCCAAATCGGCCACCTTCATGGTGAGCATCTTCGCGTCCTCCGAAGCGACTGTGATCTCCACCTTCTCCTCGAGCATGACCTTCTTCTCTTTGATTGTGTCCTTCTTCTGTTCGAGTTTAAGCTCCTTCTCTGTCGCCTTCATCAACAAGTCAAACCTCTCCACCACCATCAAGCTTGAGCTTGAAGCTTCGATCGTCCACAACTTCCTTCTCCAGTAGGATCTCCTCCAGGTCCATGTGTCGGTGGGGAAGAAGAGAGTGGGAAAAAAGGACGGGAATATGATGGACAACGCGGGACGGAAGAAGATAGTTGGAGATTTTGCCGTGAAAACAATGTGGCCAGCTACAAAAGCGCGAGCTTCGCCTCAGTTTTTGTTGGGCCGGGGGTGTCGTAGTCCTACGTGGCTCGTGTCCGGACTCCCGTTAAGCCCCCTTTTCCCCGGTTTGTTTTGACTGCCGAAAATTTGTGGTCTGGACTGCTCCGAGGACCCATGCGGGTCAGCGTTGGATGACTTCTGGTGTCTGAACAGCTGCGTCCATACGGATAAGGACGTTTTGAGGATGGGCGTCGGAGATGCCCTAACTCAAACATCCATATGGGGCTAGCAGCTAGTATTTTCTCGTGGACATACCATGTGGTGAAACAATAAATAACATGAGTTGTAGTATTGCCTACTGGACTTCATATTGGTCCATTTTGTAAAGCAGGCAAAGGAGTGAAATAGAAGGTACGCTCTAGACTTCTGACATTTGCATGTTCTAGGTAACAGCTGGTCACTAGTCAAACATATGCATGGTTTAGAGGCGGGCCAGGTCCAAGTCTCAAGTCTCAACTACACAAATTAACAAGGTTTAGGGTACTATATTCAAGTAGTTTGATTTCACCTACAACTCTAGGCTACCGTTTCCCGCGAGCGTGTTCGAGGCGTCCGATACCGTCCTATAAATAGTACAACCAGCAGAAGGACAAGCACCAAATCATACACACAACACAAGAGTACAAGACCGCAAAGCCTCCACGTACAAGCTCGATATCTTTGTTGCCAGCTTTTCATCTTTCTCGCCAAAGAGAAACTACTTCTCCGGTCTAAGCTTAGTGCCTTAGTACACAGCAATGGAGGTCAAGGTGTTGAGCTCCAGGCTCGTCAAGCCTGCCTACACTGCCGGCGAAGCGCCGATGCCGGCCACCGAGTACATTGCGCTGTCCATGTTCGACAGGGTGACGTTCGAGATGCAGATGGCCATCATCTACGCCTTCGCGCCGCCCGCGCCCACCACGGCCTCCATCGAGAAGGGCCTTGCCACGGTCCTCGCCCAGTACCGCGCCTTCGCCGGGCAGCTCGGCGAGTCCCCCGACGGCACGCCGTCAGTCATACTCAACGACCGTGGCGCGCGCCTGGTTGAGGCGACCGTGGACGCCGACCTCGTCGACATGGCGCCCTCGAAGCCCACGCCGGAGCTGCTCAAGCTGCATCCTGACCTGGAGGCGGAGCACCAGGAGGTCGTGCTGCTGCAGCTGACACGGTTCCGGTGCGGCTCGCTCGCAGTAGGGTTCACGTCCAACCACGTCGTCGCCGACGGCCATGCCACCAGCAACTTCCTCGTGGCCTGGGGGCGCGCCACTAGAGGGCTCTCCATGGGCCTCCCGCCCGTGCACCACCACAAAGACCTCTTCAAGCCACGGTCGTCCCCTCGCGTGGAGCACGACCACCGTAACAGGGAGTACTACCTGCCGTCGCCCACCGACGTGGTCGGTCACCACGGCGACGCCGCCGACAACATCGTCATCCACAAGGCGCACTTCACCAAGGACTTCATCGCCGGTCTCCGCGCCAAGGCGTCAGAAGGGCGCGGCCGGCCGTTCAGCCGGTTCGAGACCATCCTCGCCCACCTTTGGCGCACCATGACGCGCGCGCGCGACCTGAGCCCCGAAGAGACCTCCAAGATCCGGCTCTCCGTGGACGGACGGCACCGGCTGGGCCAGCCGGCGGAGTACTTCGGCAACATGGTACTTTGGGCGTTCCCGCGCTCCAAGGTGGGCGACCTCCTGAACCGGCCGCTGAAGCACGCCGCCCAGGTGATCCACGACGAGGTGGCGAGGGTGGACGGTGCCTACTTCCAATCTTTTGTCGACTTCGCGAGCTCCGGCGCCGCCGAGAAGGAAGGGCTCGCGCGGAGCGCCGTCTGCAAG comes from Triticum aestivum cultivar Chinese Spring chromosome 5B, IWGSC CS RefSeq v2.1, whole genome shotgun sequence and encodes:
- the LOC123116727 gene encoding putrescine hydroxycinnamoyltransferase 3-like gives rise to the protein MEVKVLSSRLVKPAYTAGEAPMPATEYIALSMFDRVTFEMQMAIIYAFAPPAPTTASIEKGLATVLAQYRAFAGQLGESPDGTPSVILNDRGARLVEATVDADLVDMAPSKPTPELLKLHPDLEAEHQEVVLLQLTRFRCGSLAVGFTSNHVVADGHATSNFLVAWGRATRGLSMGLPPVHHHKDLFKPRSSPRVEHDHRNREYYLPSPTDVVGHHGDAADNIVIHKAHFTKDFIAGLRAKASEGRGRPFSRFETILAHLWRTMTRARDLSPEETSKIRLSVDGRHRLGQPAEYFGNMVLWAFPRSKVGDLLNRPLKHAAQVIHDEVARVDGAYFQSFVDFASSGAAEKEGLARSAVCKDAHCPDVEVDSWLTFPFYELDFGTGSPSYFMPAYFPTEGMLFLAPSNFGDGSVDAFVPVFEHNLQAFKECCHSME